TGGGGTGTGAATGAAAGTGGTAGTACCGACAACATTTACTCCTTTGTTATCTTTTCCAATGAGATATCCCGGCTCTTCATATTCGGGTAAAATAATATAGATCATTTGCTCATCCTTTGGAAGGATGAGTTTGTCTTCTTCTCCTTTTTTATTTATGATAGATATCTCTATTTTATTGTTTTTTTTCTTATTTCTAGAACGAAATCCTGCACCATTTCTAAAATCTCCCCATATATATTTTAGAACATTAGATTCAAATGTCGATGTTATTTTTTGGCATTCTGAACAACTTGCATTTTTAAGAATAAAATCTCCATTTAATGCGTATGGAATAATATGTTCATCAGTCAATTGTGGCCCTGTATTTCCACAATAAATACATCTGTTGATTATTTTTTTATGGTTCTCTTTACCAAACATTATTTTTAATAAACAACCAGTATAGCAAATAATTTTCTATCAAATATTTCATGTCACACTAGTTTTGTGGAACCCTTCGTGTGTCTACAGGTTTTACTTCACGAGGGCGTAGAGGTACTCGTCCATGACGACGCCGTCCTTCATGATCGCC
The DNA window shown above is from Methanofollis sp. and carries:
- a CDS encoding HNH endonuclease, yielding MFGKENHKKIINRCIYCGNTGPQLTDEHIIPYALNGDFILKNASCSECQKITSTFESNVLKYIWGDFRNGAGFRSRNKKKNNKIEISIINKKGEEDKLILPKDEQMIYIILPEYEEPGYLIGKDNKGVNVVGTTTFIHTPKMPIENFREKYELSGFKISSTYSYSDFPRLLMKIAYGMAIFQYGYDCFEENYVLPYILDKHKDGLGNFVGTAKNKIILPQAGIVTILLGFVNNSSDLMANIKFFPSIKNGEETMPEYLVVLGHLKEQFIPKNK